One window from the genome of Streptococcus parasanguinis encodes:
- a CDS encoding cobalt-factor II C(20)-methyltransferase, with product MATFYGIGIGPGDSELVTVKAKNILQTLDILYTPEAKRGSKSVALTIASPYVSDHLEIKQRHFPMVRSLEKKEPQWEQIAAEIVEDVKAGKNVGFITLGDPMVYSTYSYLLRLIGNSIDTQTIPGITSFGSMASVLGQPLTMDEESFAVVPATADADKIDQALAIHDTVVIMKVANHLDVILPLLEKYDLIEKTFLVSHASTEKQRILYGVSDLTVDDKLDYFTTLLVKKHPLG from the coding sequence ATGGCAACATTTTACGGTATTGGGATTGGTCCAGGAGACAGTGAACTCGTAACCGTTAAAGCCAAAAATATTCTGCAAACATTGGATATTTTGTACACTCCTGAAGCCAAACGCGGTTCCAAGAGTGTGGCATTGACGATTGCGAGTCCCTATGTCAGTGATCATCTAGAGATTAAACAACGCCACTTTCCAATGGTTCGTTCCTTAGAAAAGAAGGAACCTCAATGGGAACAAATTGCTGCTGAAATTGTAGAAGATGTAAAAGCTGGGAAGAATGTTGGCTTTATCACTTTAGGGGATCCGATGGTCTATAGTACCTATAGTTACCTCTTGAGATTAATTGGGAATAGCATTGATACCCAAACGATTCCTGGAATTACCTCATTTGGTAGCATGGCTTCTGTCTTGGGGCAACCATTGACCATGGATGAAGAGTCCTTTGCAGTTGTTCCTGCTACAGCAGATGCGGATAAGATTGACCAAGCACTAGCGATTCATGATACAGTTGTGATTATGAAAGTGGCCAATCATTTGGATGTGATTCTTCCCTTGTTGGAGAAGTACGACCTGATTGAAAAAACATTTTTAGTCAGTCATGCCTCTACTGAAAAGCAAAGAATTTTGTACGGAGTATCGGACTTAACAGTCGATGACAAATTGGATTATTTTACAACCCTATTGGTCAAGAAACATCCATTAGGGTAA
- a CDS encoding energy-coupling factor ABC transporter ATP-binding protein yields MLKLENITVLFDDLKALDHVNMEFMEGKITGIIGTNGSGKSTLMKVMTKLLKPQEGSVYLDQQLIQDKKKDLFSYRQEVNMVFQNPEQQLFYTIAKDDIGMALENLGYSKEECEKRVQEAIELMDIEELQDRPVQYLSYGQKKKVAIAGMLALKPRFLLLDEPTAGLDPKGRDQMAMIMKKLVSNGTSIIVTSHDMDLMYDCCDYAYLIKKGQIMTQGTKYEVFQEEKLLLDAGLSVPWVVKLHQAIQTPLVENEEILFEQLKEGYLWQNH; encoded by the coding sequence ATGTTGAAATTAGAGAATATTACGGTTTTGTTTGATGATTTAAAAGCCTTAGACCATGTGAATATGGAGTTCATGGAAGGTAAAATTACCGGGATCATTGGTACCAATGGTTCAGGGAAATCTACCTTGATGAAGGTGATGACCAAACTGCTTAAACCCCAAGAAGGTAGTGTTTATTTGGATCAGCAGCTCATTCAAGACAAAAAGAAAGATTTATTTTCCTATCGACAAGAAGTCAATATGGTGTTTCAAAATCCGGAACAGCAATTGTTTTATACCATTGCTAAAGATGATATTGGCATGGCACTAGAGAATTTAGGTTACTCCAAAGAGGAGTGTGAGAAACGGGTTCAAGAAGCCATTGAACTGATGGACATCGAAGAGTTGCAGGACCGGCCAGTGCAATACTTGAGTTACGGCCAAAAGAAAAAAGTAGCCATTGCGGGAATGTTAGCGCTCAAACCGCGTTTTCTATTGTTAGACGAGCCGACCGCAGGCCTGGATCCAAAAGGCCGGGACCAAATGGCCATGATTATGAAAAAACTTGTTTCCAATGGAACCAGCATTATTGTTACCAGCCACGACATGGATCTCATGTATGACTGTTGTGACTATGCCTACCTCATCAAAAAAGGCCAGATAATGACCCAAGGGACAAAATATGAAGTGTTCCAGGAAGAAAAGTTGTTGTTGGATGCTGGACTTTCTGTCCCATGGGTTGTCAAACTTCATCAGGCCATCCAAACACCTTTAGTCGAAAATGAAGAGATTCTGTTTGAACAGTTGAAAGAAGGATATCTATGGCAAAATCATTAA
- a CDS encoding sirohydrochlorin cobaltochelatase, which produces MSKAIIVVSFGTTYPETRKKTIQACEETIQRRFPDFQVHRAFTSNVVIKRIKENEGISVPTVNQLLEQLKKDGVKEVYIQPLHIILGSEYEKVVHQANQFKEDFELLKIGKPLLFSEEDYENVANILVKEYNNDDVDEATILMGHGSQHYAFTAYAALDHMLTDEAVYIGCVESYPPVELLEKRLEAKGVKKVHLAPFMLVAGDHATNDLCSDEEGSWKHFFTEKGYQVETHLIGLGEYPSVQELYVQHLEKIIK; this is translated from the coding sequence ATGAGTAAAGCGATTATTGTCGTTAGTTTCGGGACCACCTATCCCGAAACTCGTAAGAAAACCATTCAAGCCTGTGAAGAGACGATCCAACGGCGGTTCCCAGATTTTCAGGTCCACCGTGCCTTCACTTCAAATGTTGTCATTAAGCGCATTAAAGAAAATGAAGGAATCTCAGTTCCAACTGTGAACCAATTATTGGAACAATTGAAAAAGGATGGTGTCAAGGAAGTTTATATTCAACCACTCCACATTATCTTGGGAAGTGAGTATGAAAAAGTGGTTCACCAAGCCAACCAGTTTAAAGAAGATTTTGAACTTCTAAAAATCGGGAAACCTCTTCTTTTTAGTGAAGAAGATTATGAAAATGTTGCAAATATTCTTGTAAAAGAATACAATAATGATGATGTAGACGAAGCTACCATCCTTATGGGACATGGTAGTCAGCATTATGCCTTTACTGCCTACGCCGCTTTGGATCATATGTTGACGGATGAAGCTGTCTATATCGGCTGTGTCGAGTCTTATCCTCCGGTAGAGTTACTCGAAAAACGTCTGGAAGCTAAAGGCGTTAAAAAAGTTCATCTTGCTCCCTTTATGTTAGTGGCTGGCGATCATGCTACCAATGATTTGTGTTCGGATGAAGAAGGATCATGGAAACACTTCTTTACAGAAAAAGGCTACCAAGTAGAGACACACTTGATTGGACTTGGTGAATACCCAAGTGTTCAAGAACTCTATGTTCAACACTTAGAAAAGATTATTAAATAG
- a CDS encoding energy-coupling factor ABC transporter substrate-binding protein: MKKQKNLLLLAAIVVIIVGAFLFAPKGVEYSGTDDAAENAISTIQKDYKPWFSPLFEPPGSEVESLLFTLQGSIGAGIIFYVIGYQRGKKHQEK, from the coding sequence ATGAAAAAACAAAAAAATCTTTTGTTATTAGCTGCCATTGTTGTGATTATTGTCGGTGCTTTCTTATTTGCTCCTAAGGGAGTAGAATATAGTGGTACGGATGATGCTGCAGAAAATGCTATTTCGACCATTCAAAAGGACTATAAACCATGGTTCTCACCTTTGTTTGAACCACCAGGATCAGAAGTTGAAAGCTTGCTCTTTACCCTTCAAGGTAGTATCGGTGCTGGAATTATCTTTTATGTCATCGGTTACCAAAGAGGGAAAAAACATCAAGAAAAATAA
- a CDS encoding cobalt-precorrin 5A hydrolase, whose product MLNDSPRYAIVAVTNNAKNLGLELKEKLGIDCPVYTTVKIADSRTVPIEGRVIEGLRTVFQEVDVLICIMAIGAVVRGIAPVIKDKTTDPAVIVMDEKANHVISLLSGHLGGANQVTLKIAELLDSNPVITTATDTQNVVALDNIAKEVNGWREELRHLVKVFNSYLANKDCVYFYQEKPWVSDLRGLTVIEENQIQEVLANKSPFIWLTSQAVEVDEEVVALIHPKPYVLGVGAKKDLPPSTFMESFHAFCEQEGISGSEIAKIASIDVKKNEQAILELAQHLDCPFQTYSKEELLVVADKYPQSEFVKKTVGVGSVALASADLASKGNVLTQRFAQNGATFALGKLVNNY is encoded by the coding sequence ATGCTAAATGATTCCCCTCGTTACGCCATTGTGGCGGTTACTAACAACGCAAAAAATCTCGGACTAGAGCTCAAGGAAAAACTTGGGATTGATTGTCCGGTCTATACTACTGTGAAAATCGCTGACTCTCGGACAGTACCGATTGAAGGACGTGTCATTGAAGGACTTCGGACGGTATTCCAAGAGGTGGATGTCTTAATTTGTATCATGGCGATTGGTGCGGTTGTCAGAGGCATTGCTCCTGTTATTAAAGACAAAACAACAGATCCTGCTGTGATCGTTATGGATGAAAAAGCTAATCATGTGATTAGTTTATTGAGTGGTCACTTAGGTGGTGCCAATCAAGTTACACTTAAAATCGCTGAATTATTAGATTCAAATCCAGTGATCACGACTGCAACAGATACTCAAAATGTTGTAGCCTTGGATAATATTGCGAAAGAAGTAAATGGGTGGCGGGAAGAATTGCGCCACTTAGTGAAAGTATTCAATTCTTATTTAGCGAATAAGGACTGTGTCTATTTTTATCAAGAAAAGCCTTGGGTTTCTGACCTGAGAGGGCTAACAGTCATTGAAGAAAATCAGATTCAGGAAGTCCTTGCTAATAAGAGCCCATTTATTTGGTTGACCTCTCAAGCAGTTGAGGTTGACGAAGAAGTGGTAGCCCTGATTCATCCAAAACCCTATGTTTTAGGAGTTGGGGCAAAGAAGGATCTTCCACCTTCCACTTTTATGGAATCTTTTCATGCATTTTGTGAACAAGAGGGAATCTCCGGTTCAGAAATCGCAAAAATTGCTAGTATTGATGTCAAAAAAAATGAACAGGCGATACTAGAATTAGCCCAACACCTTGACTGTCCTTTCCAAACCTACTCTAAGGAGGAACTGCTAGTGGTGGCGGATAAATATCCGCAATCGGAATTTGTTAAGAAGACTGTTGGGGTTGGAAGTGTGGCGCTTGCTAGCGCGGACCTTGCAAGTAAAGGAAATGTGCTGACCCAACGGTTCGCACAAAATGGAGCAACATTTGCACTTGGTAAATTAGTTAACAATTATTAA
- the cobA gene encoding uroporphyrinogen-III C-methyltransferase translates to MSGFVSLVGAGPGDEELISLKGARRLEEADVLIYDRLVNPMLLSYTKANCEKIYVGKIPNQPCVSQEKIEEVLVAKAKEGKKVVRLKSGDPYIFGRGGEEAQTLIQEGIPFEVVPGITSAIAGLAYAGIPMTFRNIATSFHVFTGHLQDASEALNWDAISHLKGTLVFLMGMKNLQTICEELMVRGYDKETPVAIIEWATHPQQRSIDGKLETIVELAEKHQMKAPSLIVIGDVVAFREELNYHEKLPLFGRTVLVQETPNAKLPKLLKDAGATVYAFQSPSKMLAKELQLPQLSDIDGLVVTDPSSWNFFVAYLQQEYLDIRSLSHLKIVASGHHTIKTIKEAGIRLYDQINDVAEENFVKRMSEQEGNWIILTSDIKEKAVAEVLNFPIHTTHTVAFENESFSYHAEDIQLICLPNSAAAYHFVLMAEKTQENWKEKPIVIMGDNTRSVLEKAGYHQLIETEERTLKSVCEACQTFFRRESENE, encoded by the coding sequence ATGAGCGGCTTTGTTAGTTTAGTAGGTGCGGGTCCAGGAGATGAAGAATTAATCTCTCTTAAAGGAGCACGGAGACTTGAAGAAGCGGATGTTCTCATCTATGACCGCTTAGTAAATCCTATGCTTCTGTCCTACACAAAAGCGAACTGTGAAAAGATCTATGTTGGTAAGATTCCTAATCAACCTTGTGTTTCTCAAGAAAAAATTGAAGAAGTCTTGGTTGCAAAAGCCAAAGAAGGGAAAAAAGTTGTTCGCCTAAAAAGTGGCGATCCCTATATCTTTGGCCGAGGAGGAGAGGAAGCTCAAACTCTTATTCAAGAAGGGATTCCCTTTGAAGTTGTACCAGGAATTACCTCAGCTATAGCAGGCCTTGCCTATGCAGGTATTCCCATGACCTTTAGAAATATCGCGACTAGCTTCCATGTCTTTACTGGCCATCTACAAGATGCCAGTGAAGCATTGAACTGGGATGCGATTTCCCACTTAAAAGGAACTTTAGTCTTCCTTATGGGAATGAAAAACTTGCAGACCATTTGTGAAGAATTGATGGTTCGTGGTTACGATAAGGAAACTCCGGTTGCGATTATCGAATGGGCTACTCATCCTCAACAACGCTCGATCGATGGAAAATTAGAGACCATTGTTGAACTGGCTGAAAAACACCAGATGAAAGCACCAAGTTTGATTGTGATTGGGGACGTTGTTGCTTTCCGTGAGGAATTGAACTACCATGAAAAACTGCCTTTGTTCGGTCGAACCGTTTTGGTGCAAGAAACTCCTAATGCCAAGCTTCCTAAACTGTTGAAGGATGCTGGGGCGACAGTGTATGCTTTTCAGTCACCAAGTAAAATGCTTGCAAAAGAACTGCAACTTCCTCAACTTTCTGACATTGACGGTTTAGTAGTGACAGACCCAAGCTCTTGGAACTTCTTTGTTGCCTATTTGCAACAAGAATATCTGGATATTCGGAGTCTCAGTCATCTGAAGATTGTAGCAAGTGGACATCATACCATCAAGACCATTAAAGAAGCAGGAATTCGCCTCTATGATCAAATCAATGATGTTGCAGAAGAGAATTTTGTGAAACGGATGAGTGAGCAAGAAGGAAACTGGATCATTCTCACTTCTGATATTAAGGAAAAAGCAGTAGCAGAAGTTTTGAACTTCCCGATCCACACCACTCATACTGTGGCCTTTGAAAATGAATCATTCTCTTATCATGCAGAGGATATCCAGCTGATCTGTTTGCCAAACTCTGCTGCAGCTTACCACTTTGTGTTGATGGCAGAGAAAACCCAAGAGAATTGGAAAGAGAAACCGATTGTCATTATGGGAGACAATACTAGATCTGTATTGGAAAAAGCTGGCTATCATCAGTTGATTGAAACAGAAGAAAGAACCTTAAAATCGGTTTGTGAAGCTTGCCAAACTTTTTTTAGAAGGGAAAGTGAAAATGAGTAA
- the cobJ gene encoding precorrin-3B C(17)-methyltransferase, translating into MLYVIGLGPGKEELMSQEALEAIKDCEIIVGYSTYMRLIKDLVKDKEMVATGMRHEIERCQKAIDLAHETGKNVGVVSSGDAGVYGMAGLILELLEENDTIEVKVVPGITASLGAAAVMGAPLMNDFCHISLSDLMTPWEMIEKRLHAAAQGDFVVCLYNPRSKGRPEHLARALEIMSEYKAKDTIVGIGKDIGRKEEQIVLTTIEDLDETLVDMTTIVIVGNKETYVKNGRMITPRGYTL; encoded by the coding sequence ATGTTATACGTTATTGGACTTGGCCCAGGTAAAGAAGAATTGATGTCTCAAGAGGCATTGGAAGCAATCAAGGATTGTGAAATTATTGTAGGGTATTCTACCTACATGCGTTTGATCAAAGATCTTGTAAAAGATAAAGAAATGGTTGCAACTGGTATGCGTCATGAAATTGAACGCTGTCAAAAAGCCATTGATCTCGCTCATGAAACTGGAAAAAATGTTGGGGTCGTTTCGAGTGGGGATGCCGGTGTCTATGGGATGGCTGGTTTGATCCTCGAGTTATTAGAAGAAAACGATACGATTGAAGTAAAGGTTGTACCAGGAATTACAGCAAGCCTTGGAGCAGCTGCAGTGATGGGAGCACCTCTCATGAACGACTTCTGTCATATTTCACTTAGTGACTTGATGACTCCATGGGAAATGATTGAAAAACGTCTTCATGCAGCAGCACAAGGTGACTTTGTTGTTTGTTTATACAATCCAAGAAGTAAAGGTCGTCCAGAGCACTTAGCAAGAGCGCTTGAAATTATGTCTGAATACAAAGCCAAAGATACAATTGTCGGTATCGGTAAGGATATCGGACGTAAGGAAGAACAAATTGTGCTTACTACGATTGAAGACTTAGATGAAACTCTTGTAGACATGACTACAATTGTCATTGTTGGAAACAAAGAGACTTATGTGAAAAATGGTCGCATGATCACACCTCGAGGATATACACTATGA
- a CDS encoding CbiQ family ECF transporter T component, protein MFVIDRYAYNNRWTAVPELHKFSLYILLMVISFSGFLPLQILLIAIMVPLTCYIARLPILKYLSWFRYPSIFILLSMATFVISYGENSHQFLMAIPVGSHGYLGVFHSSAKQVGPIVMRIYCSLISTYFMALTIPFNQMMKLCKTLHLPAILMELIVLMYRFIFLVLIEFLTIRDTLDLKFSFVNKKKSYLGWGRLANTLFVKLLADNQRLNDVLTLKFAQAKELDEEE, encoded by the coding sequence ATGTTTGTGATTGATCGCTATGCTTATAACAACCGTTGGACTGCAGTTCCAGAACTGCATAAGTTCAGTTTGTATATTTTGTTAATGGTCATTTCTTTCTCTGGTTTCCTCCCCTTACAAATTCTACTAATTGCTATCATGGTCCCCTTGACGTGTTATATTGCTAGACTTCCTATTTTAAAATACTTGAGCTGGTTTCGCTATCCATCTATTTTCATTTTATTAAGTATGGCGACTTTTGTCATTAGCTATGGTGAAAATAGTCATCAGTTTTTAATGGCCATTCCAGTTGGAAGTCATGGCTATTTAGGAGTTTTTCATTCTTCTGCTAAACAAGTTGGACCGATTGTTATGAGAATTTACTGTTCTTTAATTTCAACCTATTTTATGGCTTTAACCATTCCCTTTAACCAGATGATGAAGCTTTGTAAAACCCTTCATTTGCCGGCTATCTTAATGGAATTAATCGTTCTTATGTATCGCTTTATCTTTCTAGTCTTAATCGAATTTTTAACCATTCGAGATACCTTAGATTTGAAGTTTTCATTTGTCAATAAGAAAAAAAGTTATCTTGGCTGGGGAAGATTAGCCAATACCTTGTTTGTGAAATTATTGGCTGACAATCAACGGTTAAATGATGTCTTAACCTTGAAATTTGCGCAAGCCAAAGAACTCGATGAGGAGGAATAA
- a CDS encoding energy-coupling factor ABC transporter permease: protein MKQRKKMIAIALLVLLIIFRPQPVSAMHIMEGYLPLVWCIVWFLLFLPFFILGLIKIKKIISKDPNSKTMLALSGAFIFILSSLKIPSVTGSSSHPTGVGLGTAMFGPSVISVLGTICLLFQALLLAHGGLTTLGANAFSMAVVGPFVGFAVYKFSRSLKLSKPVSLFLCAMIADLATYATTSLQLGLVFPDPTTGFVGSTIKFLGVFLITQIPIAIVEGLLTVIFYNLISENATEREGLFL, encoded by the coding sequence ATGAAACAACGTAAAAAAATGATAGCAATTGCTCTTTTAGTATTGCTAATCATCTTTAGACCTCAACCTGTATCTGCTATGCACATTATGGAAGGGTATCTCCCTTTGGTATGGTGTATTGTCTGGTTCTTACTATTTTTACCATTCTTCATTTTAGGTTTGATCAAAATTAAGAAGATTATTTCAAAAGATCCAAATTCAAAAACCATGTTGGCCTTATCCGGTGCCTTTATCTTTATCTTATCCTCATTGAAGATCCCTTCAGTAACAGGATCTAGCTCTCACCCAACCGGTGTTGGTTTGGGAACTGCTATGTTTGGGCCATCTGTTATTAGTGTACTAGGAACGATTTGTTTGTTGTTCCAAGCTCTTCTTCTTGCCCACGGTGGGTTGACAACCCTTGGTGCCAATGCTTTTTCAATGGCAGTCGTAGGTCCTTTTGTCGGATTTGCAGTTTATAAATTTAGCCGTTCTTTGAAACTATCTAAACCAGTCTCACTCTTCTTGTGTGCGATGATTGCAGATTTAGCGACTTATGCCACAACTTCCCTTCAACTTGGATTGGTCTTCCCGGATCCAACCACTGGATTTGTGGGTTCAACCATTAAGTTCTTAGGAGTCTTTCTAATTACGCAAATTCCAATTGCCATTGTAGAAGGACTACTTACAGTTATCTTCTATAACTTGATTTCTGAAAATGCGACAGAAAGAGAGGGGCTCTTCCTATGA
- the cobK gene encoding precorrin-6A reductase has product MIKLLFGGTAESTEILEFLSQKNIPVTTSVVSDYGRHLASKFGQDVVQGRMTADQMVAFIKENDVDEIIDASHPFADIVSQEAMKAANQAGIPYVRFERQATIDLSGATVVHSTEEAIEYIKEKEYKTVYLGTGSKTLPLFVHGLPESRIVVRVLPTSEVLKGCEELGLVPDQIDAIKAPFSKECNKQLLARSKAEVFVSKESGSIGGIREKIEGCQELGMDCVIISRPIVNYPKVVSTIEELETHLKKEVNG; this is encoded by the coding sequence ATGATAAAACTACTTTTCGGTGGAACAGCTGAAAGTACAGAGATTCTTGAATTCCTCTCGCAAAAGAATATCCCAGTGACTACCTCTGTTGTGTCGGATTATGGCCGCCATTTAGCTTCTAAATTTGGGCAGGACGTGGTCCAAGGAAGAATGACAGCTGACCAAATGGTTGCTTTCATCAAAGAGAATGACGTTGATGAAATTATTGATGCTTCGCATCCCTTTGCGGATATTGTCTCTCAAGAAGCGATGAAAGCAGCGAATCAGGCTGGAATTCCATATGTGCGCTTTGAACGACAAGCTACCATCGACTTATCGGGTGCTACCGTTGTCCATTCGACAGAAGAAGCCATTGAATACATCAAAGAGAAAGAGTATAAAACAGTCTATTTAGGAACTGGAAGCAAAACCTTGCCACTTTTTGTTCATGGTTTACCAGAGTCGCGTATTGTGGTTCGTGTTCTTCCAACTTCGGAAGTTCTAAAAGGTTGTGAAGAGTTGGGACTTGTTCCGGATCAAATTGATGCTATCAAGGCTCCTTTCTCTAAAGAGTGCAACAAGCAATTGCTGGCTCGCTCCAAAGCGGAAGTGTTTGTTTCCAAAGAAAGTGGAAGTATTGGTGGGATTCGAGAAAAAATCGAAGGCTGTCAAGAACTTGGAATGGATTGTGTGATTATTTCACGACCTATTGTCAACTATCCTAAAGTAGTGTCAACTATTGAGGAATTGGAAACTCATTTAAAGAAAGAGGTGAATGGATGA